One window of the Mycobacterium haemophilum DSM 44634 genome contains the following:
- a CDS encoding cytochrome P450, whose translation MPRPNLPPGFDLTDPDMYALRIPVEEFAELRASAPIWWNQQAPGTGGGFHDGGFWAITKLDDVKEVSRRSDVFSSWQNGVIPRFPNEIAREEIEVQRFVMLNMDAPHHTRLRKIISRGFTPRVVGRLHDELNDRAQKIAKAAAVAGSGDFVEQVSCELPLQAIAGLLGVPQEDRGKLFEWSNQMTGSEDPEYADIDPKMASLELITYAMKMAEIKAKNPGNDIVTALIEADIDGEKLSDDEFGFFVVMLAVAGNETTRNSITQGMMAFADHPDQWELYKKERPETAADEIVRWATPITAFQRTALEDYELSGVPIKQGQRVVMFYRSANFDEEVFGDPFTFNILRNPNPHVGFGGTGAHYCIGANLARMTINLIFNAVADHMPDLKPISTPERLRSGWLNGIKRWQVDYTGKCPVVH comes from the coding sequence GTGCCCCGCCCGAATCTTCCACCCGGATTCGACCTGACGGATCCTGACATGTACGCCCTGCGGATACCGGTCGAAGAGTTCGCCGAGTTGCGCGCATCCGCGCCGATCTGGTGGAACCAGCAGGCTCCCGGTACTGGCGGAGGTTTCCATGACGGCGGCTTCTGGGCGATCACGAAACTTGACGACGTCAAAGAGGTGTCGCGTCGTAGCGACGTCTTCTCCAGCTGGCAGAACGGGGTGATACCGCGGTTCCCCAACGAGATAGCTCGTGAGGAGATCGAGGTGCAGCGGTTCGTCATGCTGAACATGGACGCGCCGCACCACACCCGGTTGCGTAAGATCATTTCTCGCGGTTTCACGCCGCGGGTCGTCGGACGTCTGCACGATGAACTCAACGATCGCGCCCAAAAGATCGCCAAAGCGGCGGCGGTCGCGGGTTCTGGAGACTTCGTCGAGCAGGTGTCGTGCGAGCTGCCACTCCAGGCCATTGCGGGTTTGCTGGGCGTGCCGCAAGAGGACCGGGGCAAGCTATTTGAATGGTCGAACCAGATGACCGGCAGCGAAGACCCCGAGTACGCCGATATCGATCCGAAGATGGCCTCGTTGGAGTTGATCACCTACGCGATGAAGATGGCCGAGATCAAGGCCAAGAATCCCGGCAATGACATCGTGACCGCGTTGATCGAAGCCGATATCGACGGTGAAAAGCTTTCCGACGACGAGTTCGGCTTCTTTGTGGTGATGCTCGCCGTCGCCGGCAACGAGACCACCAGGAACTCCATTACTCAAGGCATGATGGCGTTCGCTGACCACCCCGACCAGTGGGAGCTGTACAAAAAGGAGCGTCCGGAGACCGCCGCCGACGAGATCGTCCGGTGGGCCACTCCGATCACCGCCTTCCAGCGCACCGCGCTCGAGGATTACGAGTTGTCCGGTGTTCCGATTAAGCAGGGCCAGCGGGTGGTGATGTTCTACCGCTCGGCCAATTTCGATGAAGAGGTCTTCGGAGATCCCTTCACCTTCAACATCCTGCGCAACCCCAACCCGCACGTCGGCTTTGGCGGTACCGGGGCGCATTATTGTATCGGCGCCAATCTGGCCCGGATGACGATCAACCTGATCTTCAACGCCGTAGCCGACCACATGCCCGACCTGAAGCCGATTTCGACGCCGGAGCGACTGCGGTCAGGTTGGCTCAACGGCATCAAGCGCTGGCAGGTTGATTACACCGGGAAGTGCCCGGTGGTTCATTGA
- the echA20 gene encoding (7aS)-7a-methyl-1,5-dioxo-2,3,5,6,7,7a-hexahydro-1H-indene-carboxyl-CoA hydrolase: MPITSSTTEPGIVAVTVNYPPVNAIPSRGWFELADAITTAGDSPDTRAVILRAEGRGFNAGVDIKEMQQTAGFTALIDANRGCFAAFRAVYECAVPVIAAVNGFCVGGGIGLIGNSDVIVASDDATFGLPEVERGALGAATHLSRLVPQHLMRRLFFTAATVDAATLHHFGSVHEVVPREELDEAALRLARDIAAKDTRVIRAAKEALNLIDVQRVNSSYRMEQGFTFELNLAGVSDEHRDTFVKKP; encoded by the coding sequence TTGCCCATCACATCTAGCACCACTGAACCGGGCATTGTCGCGGTCACCGTCAATTACCCACCCGTTAACGCGATCCCGTCACGCGGCTGGTTCGAACTCGCCGACGCGATTACGACAGCCGGCGACAGTCCCGATACCCGCGCGGTGATCCTGCGAGCCGAGGGGCGCGGGTTTAACGCCGGTGTGGACATCAAGGAAATGCAGCAAACTGCAGGCTTCACTGCCCTGATCGACGCCAACCGCGGCTGCTTCGCCGCATTCCGCGCGGTGTACGAGTGCGCGGTGCCGGTGATCGCCGCGGTGAACGGGTTCTGCGTCGGCGGCGGCATTGGCCTAATCGGCAACTCCGATGTCATCGTGGCCTCCGACGACGCTACCTTCGGGCTGCCGGAGGTGGAGCGCGGCGCACTCGGGGCGGCCACCCATCTGTCACGGCTGGTCCCCCAGCACCTGATGCGGCGACTGTTCTTCACCGCGGCCACCGTGGACGCCGCCACCTTGCACCACTTCGGCTCGGTGCACGAAGTGGTGCCCCGCGAGGAGTTGGACGAGGCCGCACTACGACTGGCCCGCGACATCGCGGCCAAGGACACCCGGGTCATTCGCGCCGCCAAGGAAGCGTTGAATCTTATCGACGTACAACGTGTTAACTCGAGTTATCGTATGGAGCAAGGCTTTACCTTTGAGCTCAACCTCGCCGGGGTGTCCGACGAGCACCGCGACACGTTCGTCAAGAAACCATAG
- a CDS encoding SDR family oxidoreductase, giving the protein MGVGSGLLEGRVVIVTGAGGGIGRAHALAFAAEGARVVVNDIGVGLDGSPASGGSAAQRVVDEITAAGGEAVANGSNIADWNEAAALVQTAIDAFGTLDVVVNNAGIVRDRMIANTSEEEFDAVIAVHLKGHFATMRHAGSYWRALSKEGKTVDARIINTSSGAGLQGSVGQGNYSAAKAGIAAMTLVGAAEMGRYGVTVNAIAPSARTRMTETVFAEMMAKPAEGFDTMAPENVSPLVVWLGSAASRGVTGRVFEVEGGIIRVAEGWAHGPQVDKGARWEPAELGPVVTDLLAKSRPPVPVYGAGS; this is encoded by the coding sequence ATGGGCGTGGGCAGCGGCCTGCTAGAAGGCCGTGTCGTCATCGTCACCGGAGCGGGCGGCGGTATCGGTCGCGCGCATGCGCTGGCTTTCGCGGCCGAAGGTGCGCGCGTGGTGGTCAACGACATTGGGGTCGGCCTGGACGGATCGCCCGCCAGCGGGGGCAGCGCCGCGCAGCGCGTGGTCGACGAAATCACGGCAGCCGGTGGGGAAGCCGTCGCCAACGGATCCAACATCGCGGACTGGAATGAAGCGGCGGCCCTTGTTCAGACTGCCATCGACGCCTTCGGCACCCTGGACGTCGTGGTCAACAACGCCGGCATCGTGCGCGACAGGATGATAGCCAACACCAGCGAGGAGGAGTTCGACGCCGTCATCGCGGTGCACCTCAAGGGTCACTTCGCCACGATGCGGCACGCCGGCTCGTACTGGCGCGCACTGTCCAAAGAGGGCAAAACCGTTGATGCACGGATCATCAACACCAGTTCCGGTGCTGGCCTGCAGGGCAGCGTCGGGCAGGGAAACTACAGCGCCGCTAAGGCCGGAATTGCGGCGATGACGCTGGTCGGCGCCGCAGAAATGGGTCGTTACGGCGTAACCGTCAACGCCATCGCACCGTCGGCCCGGACCCGCATGACCGAGACCGTCTTCGCTGAGATGATGGCAAAACCGGCCGAAGGATTCGACACGATGGCGCCGGAAAACGTGTCACCGCTGGTGGTGTGGCTGGGCAGCGCTGCATCCCGTGGCGTGACCGGGAGGGTGTTCGAGGTCGAGGGCGGCATCATCCGCGTCGCCGAGGGCTGGGCGCATGGCCCCCAAGTCGATAAGGGCGCGAGGTGGGAGCCCGCCGAGTTGGGGCCCGTCGTCACCGACCTGTTGGCCAAGTCGCGGCCGCCGGTCCCGGTTTATGGGGCCGGGTCTTGA
- the ipdC gene encoding (3aS,4S,5R,7aS)-5-hydroxy-7a-methyl-1-oxo-octahydro-1H-indene-4-carboxyl-CoA dehydrogenase — MKLRTPLTDLVGVQHPVVQTGMGWVAGARLVSATANAGGLGILASATMTLDELETAISKVKAATDKPFGVNIRADAADAADRVELMIHAGVKVASFALAPKQELIARLKDAGVVVIPSIGAAKHARKVASWGADAMIVQGGEGGGHTGPVATTLLLPSVLDAVQGSGIPVIAAGGFFDGRGLAAALSYGAAGVAMGTRFLLTSDSTVPDAVKRRYLDAALDGTMVTTRVDGMPHRVLRTGLVEKLESGSRARGFIAAVRNAAKFKQLSQMTWRSMIRDGLAMRHGKELTWSQVVMAANTPMLLKAGLVDGNTDAGVLASGQVAGILDDLPSCAELIHSIVQDAIEHLQAAGALIDRRL; from the coding sequence ATGAAGTTACGCACGCCGCTGACCGACCTGGTGGGCGTCCAGCACCCGGTGGTGCAGACCGGGATGGGCTGGGTGGCCGGTGCGCGGCTGGTGTCGGCCACGGCCAACGCGGGCGGCCTCGGCATCCTGGCGTCGGCCACCATGACCCTGGACGAGCTGGAAACCGCCATCAGTAAGGTCAAGGCCGCCACCGACAAGCCGTTCGGTGTCAACATCCGCGCTGACGCCGCCGACGCCGCCGACCGCGTCGAGCTGATGATCCACGCGGGCGTGAAGGTGGCATCGTTTGCGTTGGCACCCAAACAGGAACTGATAGCCAGACTGAAAGACGCTGGGGTGGTTGTTATCCCGTCGATCGGCGCGGCCAAACATGCGCGCAAGGTCGCCAGCTGGGGCGCCGACGCGATGATCGTGCAGGGCGGCGAAGGCGGCGGACACACCGGACCCGTCGCAACAACGCTGCTGCTGCCTTCCGTGCTGGACGCTGTGCAGGGCAGCGGCATCCCGGTGATCGCGGCGGGCGGATTTTTCGACGGACGCGGGCTGGCGGCAGCGCTGTCCTACGGGGCGGCCGGCGTGGCGATGGGCACCCGGTTCCTGCTCACCTCGGACTCCACCGTGCCCGATGCGGTCAAACGCCGCTATCTGGATGCGGCGCTCGATGGGACGATGGTCACCACACGAGTCGACGGCATGCCACACCGTGTGTTGCGCACCGGACTTGTCGAGAAGTTGGAAAGTGGCTCGCGAGCAAGGGGATTCATTGCTGCAGTGCGCAATGCCGCGAAGTTCAAGCAGCTGTCGCAGATGACGTGGCGGTCAATGATCCGCGACGGCCTGGCAATGCGCCACGGCAAGGAGCTGACCTGGTCTCAGGTGGTGATGGCGGCCAATACCCCAATGCTGTTAAAAGCTGGGTTAGTTGACGGCAATACCGATGCCGGGGTGTTGGCGTCTGGCCAGGTGGCCGGCATCCTCGATGATCTGCCGTCGTGCGCTGAGCTGATCCACTCGATCGTGCAGGACGCGATCGAGCATTTGCAGGCCGCGGGAGCCCTCATCGACCGCCGACTGTGA
- the eccB gene encoding type VII secretion protein EccB — protein MGLRLTTKVQVSGWRFLLRRLEHAIVRRDTRMFDDPLQFYSRSATVGMVIALMLVAGAGFLAYFKPVGKLGGSSFFADHTTNQLYVMLSRQLHPVYNLTSARLVLGNPANPAVVKSAELSKLPVGQTIGIPGAPYATPVSGVSSSIWTLCNTVATSGSSSPTAQTAVIAMPLVMDSSIDVIRPNEALLVSYQGKTWIVTQQGRHAIDLDDRALTSVAGIPMSAQPTPISEEIYNALPDAGPWQLPPVPDAGAPNSLGLPEDLVVGSVFQLLTGAGSQYYLVLADAIAKVNAATAEALRATQSYGLAAPPAMEPSRVVRIDEEVYQSPLPDEPLKIVARPDATTLCWTWERGVGDQAPKTTVLAGRHLPIAPSAMAAGIKQLHGKATVYIDGGKSVALQSLDPRYGESQYYIDEQGVRYGVPDADAAKALGLTSPETAPWQIVRLLVDGPVLSKQAALLEHDTLLADPSPQTDK, from the coding sequence TTGGGTCTTCGCTTGACTACCAAGGTTCAGGTTAGCGGCTGGCGCTTCCTGCTTCGCCGACTTGAACATGCCATCGTGCGGCGAGACACCCGGATGTTCGACGATCCGCTGCAGTTTTACAGCCGGTCGGCCACAGTCGGCATGGTGATCGCGCTAATGCTCGTGGCCGGCGCCGGATTCCTAGCCTACTTCAAACCAGTGGGCAAACTGGGTGGCAGCAGTTTTTTCGCTGACCACACGACCAACCAACTTTATGTGATGTTGTCAAGGCAGCTGCATCCTGTCTATAACCTGACTTCGGCGCGATTGGTGTTGGGCAATCCGGCGAACCCAGCCGTCGTGAAATCCGCCGAACTGAGCAAGCTTCCCGTGGGTCAGACCATTGGGATCCCCGGCGCTCCTTATGCCACACCCGTTTCGGGTGTTTCTTCGTCGATCTGGACACTCTGTAACACCGTCGCGACATCCGGCAGCTCTTCGCCGACGGCGCAGACCGCGGTGATAGCAATGCCGTTGGTGATGGATTCCTCGATAGATGTGATCCGGCCTAATGAGGCGCTGCTGGTGTCTTACCAGGGCAAAACATGGATCGTTACCCAACAGGGCCGGCACGCCATCGATCTAGATGACCGCGCTCTGACCTCGGTGGCGGGCATACCCATGAGCGCCCAGCCGACCCCCATCTCCGAGGAGATATATAACGCCCTGCCCGACGCCGGTCCGTGGCAGCTACCGCCGGTGCCCGATGCGGGCGCGCCGAATTCCTTGGGGCTGCCTGAAGATTTAGTGGTCGGGTCGGTGTTTCAGCTCCTTACCGGAGCGGGGTCGCAATACTATTTGGTGCTTGCCGACGCGATCGCGAAGGTGAACGCCGCCACCGCTGAGGCGTTGCGTGCTACCCAGTCATATGGACTAGCAGCGCCACCGGCGATGGAACCCAGCCGGGTTGTCAGGATCGACGAAGAGGTTTACCAATCACCGCTGCCCGATGAACCGCTCAAGATCGTGGCTCGGCCGGACGCGACTACGCTGTGCTGGACGTGGGAGCGCGGAGTCGGCGACCAGGCGCCGAAGACCACGGTGCTGGCGGGTCGGCACCTGCCGATAGCGCCATCGGCGATGGCCGCAGGCATCAAGCAACTCCACGGCAAGGCCACCGTGTACATAGACGGTGGAAAATCTGTCGCATTGCAGTCCCTGGACCCTCGATACGGTGAATCCCAGTACTACATCGACGAACAAGGTGTGCGGTACGGAGTTCCCGACGCGGACGCCGCCAAGGCGTTGGGCCTGACGTCACCCGAAACCGCGCCGTGGCAAATCGTTCGGCTCCTGGTCGACGGCCCGGTGCTATCCAAACAGGCCGCCCTGCTCGAGCACGACACATTGCTCGCGGACCCAAGCCCCCAAACCGATAAGTGA
- a CDS encoding acyl-CoA dehydrogenase family protein — MDFELTATQQAVADVVTTVLDRELTWDALVSGGVTALPVPERLGGDGVGLLEVATVLTEVGRHGVATPALATLGLGVVPLLALASAEQQDRYLAGVATGGLLTAALNEPGAALPDRPATSFVNGRLSGTKVGVMHAKQADWMLVTADCAVVLVAPGADGVQLTKTPTSNRCDEYTVGFTEVEIADSDILAGALAHRVNQLALAMMGAYANGLVAGALRLTANYVANRRQFGKPLSTFQTVAAQLAEVYIASRTIDLATKSVIWHLAEGSQADPHVDSDLDVLGYWVTSQAPPAMQICHHLHGGMGMDIAYPMHLYYSTIKDLTRLLGGPSHRLELVGNLAGAQCSST; from the coding sequence ATGGACTTCGAGCTCACCGCGACGCAGCAGGCTGTCGCCGATGTGGTTACGACGGTGCTGGACCGGGAGTTGACGTGGGATGCGCTGGTTAGCGGCGGTGTGACGGCCTTGCCCGTTCCGGAACGCCTCGGCGGTGACGGGGTGGGCCTACTCGAGGTCGCGACGGTGCTGACTGAAGTGGGTCGTCACGGCGTTGCCACACCGGCGCTGGCGACGTTGGGTCTCGGTGTGGTGCCGCTGCTCGCCCTGGCCTCGGCGGAGCAACAGGACCGATACTTGGCCGGGGTCGCCACGGGAGGGCTGTTGACAGCAGCGCTCAACGAACCCGGTGCGGCGCTGCCGGATCGACCTGCCACCAGCTTCGTGAATGGGCGGTTGTCGGGCACCAAAGTCGGTGTTATGCATGCCAAACAAGCGGACTGGATGCTGGTGACGGCCGACTGCGCGGTCGTGTTGGTAGCACCGGGCGCCGATGGTGTGCAGCTGACCAAGACACCGACCTCGAATCGTTGCGACGAGTACACCGTCGGATTTACCGAGGTCGAGATCGCTGATTCGGACATTTTGGCGGGCGCGCTGGCACACCGGGTCAACCAGCTGGCGTTGGCAATGATGGGCGCTTACGCCAATGGGCTGGTCGCAGGGGCGCTGCGGCTCACCGCTAACTACGTGGCCAACCGGCGACAATTCGGCAAACCGTTGTCCACCTTCCAAACTGTTGCGGCGCAGCTCGCCGAAGTCTACATCGCTTCGCGCACTATCGATTTGGCGACAAAGTCGGTGATCTGGCACCTGGCCGAAGGCAGTCAGGCCGACCCCCACGTCGATAGCGACCTGGACGTTCTCGGGTACTGGGTGACTTCGCAGGCGCCACCAGCGATGCAGATTTGCCACCACCTACACGGGGGCATGGGTATGGACATCGCATATCCGATGCACCTCTACTATTCGACGATCAAAGACCTGACCCGGTTGCTGGGCGGGCCGTCTCATCGGCTCGAACTCGTCGGAAATTTGGCAGGTGCGCAATGTTCATCGACCTGA
- a CDS encoding steroid 3-ketoacyl-CoA thiolase — MGNPVIVEATRSPIGKRNGWLSGLHSTELLGAVQKALVDKAGISSGLQAGDIEQIIGGCVTQFSEQSNNISRTAWLTAGLPEHVGATTVDCQCGSGQQANHLIAGLIAIGAIDIGIACGVEAMSRVGLGANAGPDRSLIRAQSWDIDMPNQFEAAERIAKRRGITREEIDAFGFESQLRAKRAWDEGRFDREISPIEAPVLDEQQQPTMQRHVVTRDQGLRDTTMEGLSQLKPVLEGGIHTAGTSSQISDGAAAVLWMDEKKAKAIGLRPRARIVSQALVGAEAYYHLDGPVQSTAKVLEKAGMKIGDIDIVEINEAFASVVLSWARVHDPDMAKVNVNGGAIALGHPVGCTGSRLITTALHELERTDQSTALITMCAGGALSTGTIIERI, encoded by the coding sequence ATGGGGAACCCGGTAATCGTTGAAGCGACCCGTAGCCCGATCGGCAAACGCAATGGATGGTTGTCAGGGCTGCATTCCACCGAGCTACTTGGGGCAGTGCAAAAGGCGCTGGTCGACAAGGCCGGTATCTCATCTGGCTTGCAAGCCGGCGACATCGAACAAATTATCGGCGGCTGCGTGACCCAGTTCAGCGAACAGTCGAATAACATCAGCCGAACGGCATGGCTGACCGCGGGATTGCCCGAACACGTTGGCGCCACCACCGTCGATTGTCAGTGCGGCAGTGGCCAGCAGGCCAACCATCTCATCGCCGGCTTGATTGCTATCGGCGCTATCGACATCGGTATCGCCTGCGGCGTCGAGGCGATGAGCCGGGTGGGCCTAGGTGCCAACGCGGGTCCGGACCGCTCGCTCATCCGCGCACAGTCATGGGACATCGACATGCCGAACCAGTTCGAGGCCGCCGAGCGAATCGCCAAGCGTCGCGGCATCACCCGCGAAGAGATCGACGCGTTCGGATTCGAATCTCAGCTACGCGCTAAGCGAGCGTGGGACGAGGGCCGTTTCGATCGGGAGATCTCGCCGATCGAGGCTCCAGTGCTAGACGAGCAGCAGCAGCCCACCATGCAACGACACGTGGTGACCCGCGACCAGGGCCTGCGCGACACCACCATGGAGGGCTTGAGCCAGCTCAAACCGGTGCTCGAGGGCGGGATACATACTGCGGGCACGTCGTCGCAGATCTCCGACGGCGCAGCGGCGGTGTTGTGGATGGATGAGAAGAAAGCTAAGGCCATTGGGTTAAGACCGCGGGCGCGGATCGTCAGCCAAGCGTTGGTCGGCGCGGAGGCCTACTACCACCTAGACGGGCCGGTGCAGTCGACCGCCAAGGTGCTGGAGAAGGCGGGAATGAAGATCGGCGACATCGACATCGTCGAGATCAACGAGGCGTTCGCATCGGTGGTGTTGTCGTGGGCGCGGGTACACGATCCCGACATGGCCAAGGTCAACGTCAACGGCGGAGCAATTGCATTGGGCCATCCGGTGGGCTGCACCGGCAGTAGGTTGATTACCACCGCGCTGCATGAGCTGGAACGCACCGACCAGAGCACCGCGCTGATCACCATGTGCGCGGGCGGAGCCCTGTCCACGGGCACCATCATCGAGCGGATCTAG
- a CDS encoding SDR family oxidoreductase translates to MTRAEGGPPSGEAINLGLAGRVVLVTGGVRGVGAGVSSVFAEQGATVITCARRAVEGLPHEFHACDIRDEDSVARLIGSIAERHGRLDVLINNAGGSPYVLAAEATHTFHRKIVELNVLAPLLVSQHANTLMQTQPNGGSIVNICSVSGRRPTPGTAAYGAAKAGFENLTLTLAVEWAPKVRVNALVVGMVETEQSELFYGDAESIARVAATVPLGRLAKPSDIGWAAAFLTSDVASYISGATLEVHGGGEPPPYLAASSVNK, encoded by the coding sequence GTGACTCGCGCCGAAGGAGGCCCCCCTTCTGGAGAAGCCATCAATTTGGGACTTGCCGGGCGGGTGGTTTTGGTCACCGGTGGCGTCCGCGGTGTAGGTGCGGGTGTCAGTTCGGTTTTCGCTGAACAGGGCGCGACCGTGATCACCTGCGCACGACGAGCCGTCGAAGGTTTGCCACATGAGTTCCATGCCTGCGACATCCGCGATGAGGACTCAGTGGCTCGGCTCATTGGCTCAATCGCTGAACGGCACGGACGCCTCGACGTGTTGATTAACAACGCCGGAGGATCGCCGTATGTCTTGGCGGCTGAGGCCACGCACACCTTCCACCGTAAGATCGTAGAACTCAATGTGCTTGCACCACTGTTAGTTTCGCAGCACGCGAATACATTGATGCAAACGCAACCTAACGGCGGGTCGATTGTGAACATTTGCAGCGTCAGCGGTCGCCGTCCCACCCCGGGTACGGCCGCCTACGGGGCGGCCAAAGCGGGTTTCGAAAACCTGACTCTCACACTGGCGGTGGAATGGGCTCCCAAGGTCAGGGTTAATGCGTTGGTGGTCGGCATGGTGGAAACTGAACAGTCGGAACTGTTCTACGGTGACGCTGAGTCGATCGCTCGGGTAGCTGCCACCGTGCCATTAGGGAGGCTGGCGAAACCCAGCGACATCGGCTGGGCTGCAGCGTTTCTGACGTCTGATGTGGCTTCATATATCAGCGGAGCCACGCTGGAGGTGCACGGCGGCGGTGAGCCACCGCCCTATCTTGCCGCTTCCAGCGTCAACAAGTAA
- the ipdA gene encoding cholesterol ring-cleaving hydrolase subunit IpdA gives MSDKRTTLDDTVAQLRSGMTIGIGGWGSRRKPMAFVRAMLRTDLTDLTVVSYGGPDLGLLCSAGKVRRVYYGFVSLDSPPFYDPWFAKARTSGAIEAREMDEGMLRCGLQAAAQRLPFLPIRAGLGSSVPDFWEGELTTVRSPYPAPGGGYETLIAMPALRLDAAFVHLNLGDSQGNAAYTGIDPYFDDLFLMAAEKRYLSVERVVSTQELVKAVPPQALLVNRMMVDAVVEAPGGAHFTTAAPDYDRDEKFQRHYAEAASSEESWRQFVATYLSGSEAEYQAAVRAFREES, from the coding sequence ATGAGCGACAAGCGAACCACCCTCGACGACACGGTCGCGCAACTGCGCAGCGGCATGACCATCGGCATCGGCGGCTGGGGATCCCGACGCAAGCCGATGGCATTCGTGCGCGCCATGCTGCGCACCGACCTCACGGACTTGACCGTGGTCAGCTACGGCGGTCCCGACCTGGGACTGCTGTGCTCGGCCGGCAAGGTACGACGCGTCTACTACGGGTTCGTCTCCCTGGATTCGCCCCCGTTCTACGACCCGTGGTTCGCCAAGGCACGCACCAGCGGGGCGATCGAAGCCCGGGAAATGGACGAGGGCATGCTGCGCTGCGGGCTGCAGGCGGCAGCGCAGCGGCTGCCGTTCCTGCCGATCCGCGCCGGACTGGGCAGTTCGGTACCGGACTTTTGGGAGGGCGAGCTGACTACCGTTCGCTCGCCGTACCCTGCACCCGGCGGCGGCTACGAGACGCTGATCGCTATGCCGGCGCTGCGGTTGGATGCTGCCTTCGTCCACCTCAATCTTGGTGATAGCCAAGGCAATGCCGCTTATACCGGCATCGACCCATACTTTGACGATCTCTTCCTGATGGCCGCCGAGAAGCGCTATCTGTCCGTTGAACGGGTGGTATCCACTCAGGAGCTGGTCAAGGCGGTGCCGCCGCAGGCGCTGCTAGTGAACCGGATGATGGTCGACGCCGTCGTGGAAGCGCCGGGTGGCGCCCACTTCACTACCGCTGCACCGGATTACGACCGTGATGAGAAATTCCAGCGGCACTATGCCGAAGCCGCCTCCTCCGAGGAAAGTTGGCGGCAGTTCGTCGCGACCTACCTATCGGGCAGCGAAGCCGAATATCAAGCTGCTGTGCGAGCTTTCCGTGAGGAGTCTTGA
- a CDS encoding nitroreductase family deazaflavin-dependent oxidoreductase produces the protein MEKPRALNSRWADTVIKWTSRANTWIYRRSNGKLGGTIQKAPVALLTTTGRKTGGPRVSPLIYVRDDDRVVLVASRGGSDKHPLWYLNLKENPKVSVQIKKEVLQLRARDATAEERAKYWPKLTAVYPTLEDYQSWTERVIPVVICDP, from the coding sequence ATGGAAAAACCACGAGCGTTGAATTCGCGTTGGGCCGACACCGTGATCAAGTGGACATCTCGGGCCAACACGTGGATCTATCGCCGCAGCAACGGAAAGCTCGGCGGCACGATTCAGAAGGCCCCGGTCGCATTGCTGACCACGACCGGCCGCAAGACCGGTGGTCCGCGGGTGAGCCCGCTGATCTATGTGCGCGACGACGATCGCGTGGTGCTGGTGGCGTCGCGGGGCGGCTCCGACAAACACCCGCTGTGGTACCTCAACCTCAAGGAAAACCCGAAAGTCTCGGTGCAGATTAAGAAAGAGGTACTGCAGCTGCGGGCACGCGACGCCACCGCCGAAGAGCGCGCAAAATACTGGCCGAAGCTGACCGCCGTATATCCCACCCTCGAGGACTACCAGTCGTGGACCGAGCGGGTGATCCCGGTCGTCATCTGCGATCCCTGA
- the ipdB gene encoding cholesterol ring-cleaving hydrolase subunit IpdB gives MSTRAEICAVACAELFRDVGEILVSPMTNMAAIGARLARLTFSPDILLTDGEAQLLADTPTLGATGGPNRIEGWMPFGRVFETLAWGRRHVVMGANQIDRFGNQNLSAFGPLQHPTRQMFGVRGAPGNAINHATSYWVGNHSKRVFCEAVDIVCGIGHDKVDTDNPAFRFANPYRVVSNLGVFDFGGPDHTMRALTLHPGVSRDEVREATSFEMHGLDEADETRLPTDDELRLIRAVIDPKSWRDREIRS, from the coding sequence GTGAGCACTAGAGCTGAAATATGCGCGGTCGCTTGCGCTGAGTTGTTCCGGGACGTAGGCGAAATTTTGGTCAGCCCGATGACGAACATGGCTGCCATCGGCGCCCGGTTGGCGCGTCTCACTTTCTCTCCCGACATTTTGCTGACCGACGGTGAGGCGCAGCTGCTGGCCGACACCCCGACGCTAGGAGCGACCGGAGGCCCAAACAGGATCGAGGGCTGGATGCCGTTCGGCCGGGTGTTCGAGACGCTGGCCTGGGGGCGACGCCATGTGGTGATGGGCGCCAATCAGATTGACCGCTTCGGCAATCAGAACCTCTCGGCGTTCGGACCGCTGCAACACCCGACTCGGCAGATGTTCGGCGTTCGTGGTGCACCCGGCAACGCGATCAACCACGCGACCAGCTACTGGGTCGGCAACCACTCGAAGCGGGTGTTCTGCGAGGCCGTCGACATTGTCTGCGGCATCGGCCACGATAAGGTGGACACCGACAATCCCGCGTTCCGGTTCGCCAACCCGTATCGGGTGGTGTCCAACCTCGGCGTGTTCGACTTCGGCGGCCCCGACCACACGATGCGGGCCTTGACCCTGCACCCCGGGGTGTCGCGCGATGAGGTCCGCGAGGCCACCTCGTTCGAGATGCATGGTCTCGACGAGGCCGACGAGACCAGGTTGCCGACCGACGACGAACTGCGCCTGATCCGCGCGGTCATCGACCCGAAGTCGTGGCGGGACAGAGAGATACGATCATGA